The following coding sequences lie in one Chloroflexota bacterium genomic window:
- a CDS encoding GHMP kinase encodes MIITRTPFRISFVGGGTDLREFYRNEPGAVVSTAINRYMYIIVNKRFTDAIRVSYYAKTEIVDSVDEIRHPLVREALKLVGIRSGIEIASVADVHAGAGLGSSGSFTVGLLNALYGYKGILKSAEELAREACHIEIDILGEPIGKQDQYITAYGGLRYFQFNTDETVTTEPIIWSSERKDELVQNLLLLYTGDIHQASSILQEQKEQTQQPDKMASLRKMRDMA; translated from the coding sequence ATGATAATTACGCGAACTCCATTCAGAATCAGCTTTGTCGGTGGCGGGACCGATTTGCGTGAATTCTACCGGAATGAACCCGGGGCCGTGGTGAGCACAGCGATAAACCGATACATGTACATCATCGTTAACAAACGCTTCACCGATGCCATCAGGGTAAGTTACTATGCCAAAACGGAAATAGTTGACAGCGTCGACGAAATACGTCATCCGTTAGTCAGAGAAGCCTTGAAATTGGTCGGAATCCGGAGTGGAATAGAGATTGCCTCGGTGGCCGATGTTCACGCCGGGGCCGGCCTCGGTTCTTCTGGCAGCTTCACCGTAGGCTTGCTCAATGCTCTCTATGGCTATAAGGGAATTCTCAAGTCCGCCGAAGAACTTGCCAGAGAAGCATGTCACATTGAGATTGACATTCTGGGCGAGCCTATCGGCAAACAGGACCAGTACATCACTGCTTATGGTGGCCTCCGTTATTTTCAGTTCAATACCGATGAAACTGTCACTACCGAACCGATTATCTGGTCATCGGAACGTAAAGACGAACTGGTGCAAAACCTGCTGCTGCTGTATACCGGCGATATCCACCAAGCTAGCAGCATTCTACAGGAGCAGAAAGAGCAAACTCAGCAGCCGGATAAAATGGCGAGCCTGAGGAAAATGCGTGATATGGCT
- a CDS encoding NTP transferase domain-containing protein — protein MQAVILAGGLGTRLGELTRAMPKVMIPFHGKPFLYYVVRLLENQGIKDIVICAGYLGEQVRDFFGDGREMGVDIKYSEEGKKLLGTGGALKRARDMLDSYFLVLNGDTYLPIDYHEVEERYLQLGRKALMVVYNNEVDTGVRNNIALDNDKMVVRYDREGVSPELNYVEAGAVILRKEVLDFVPGGVPISLEDGIYRYLIEQGELAAHIIRQRFYDIGTPEQQQVFEGVVKKVP, from the coding sequence ATGCAGGCGGTCATATTGGCAGGTGGTCTGGGCACCAGACTGGGAGAATTGACCAGAGCTATGCCCAAAGTAATGATACCGTTCCACGGTAAGCCTTTTCTCTATTACGTCGTACGGCTTCTGGAAAACCAGGGTATAAAAGACATCGTCATATGCGCTGGCTATCTAGGAGAGCAGGTAAGGGACTTCTTTGGCGATGGACGCGAAATGGGCGTGGACATAAAATACAGCGAGGAAGGTAAAAAATTGCTTGGCACCGGGGGTGCGCTGAAACGGGCACGGGATATGCTGGATAGCTACTTCCTGGTGCTTAACGGGGATACCTACCTGCCGATTGATTACCATGAAGTGGAAGAGAGGTATTTGCAGCTCGGACGGAAGGCCCTTATGGTGGTCTATAATAATGAAGTGGATACCGGTGTGAGAAATAATATCGCTCTTGACAATGATAAAATGGTGGTAAGATATGATAGGGAAGGAGTATCACCGGAACTGAATTATGTGGAAGCGGGCGCGGTAATCCTCCGGAAAGAAGTACTGGATTTCGTCCCGGGGGGGGTGCCGATTTCTCTTGAAGACGGGATATATCGTTACTTAATAGAACAAGGGGAGCTGGCTGCTCATATCATAAGGCAGCGGTTTTATGATATCGGAACGCCGGAACAGCAGCAGGTTTTTGAAGGAGTTGTGAAAAAGGTGCCGTGA
- a CDS encoding NAD-dependent epimerase/dehydratase family protein: MKYFITGGAGFIGSHLVDRLTNTGLVTVYDNLSSGKREFISQHLNNPNFKFIQADVLDRGQLSTAIKGSDVVFHMSANPDVRLGQHDTAADLNQGTIATYDVLETMRRQGIGKIIFASSSVVYGEISGEPASEDHGPLQPISLYGAAKLASEGLITAFCHLFNMQAWIFRFANVVGPRATHGVIYDFINKLKKNNEELEILGDGKQSKPYIHVSDCVDGVLYGHQHSDGQVNVFNLGNHDMVDVTTISRILLEQMGLSEVTLRYTGGSRGWPGDVPRICLETSRMEKLGWKPKYSSEEAIRLAIKEILAESA, from the coding sequence ATGAAGTATTTTATCACCGGTGGCGCTGGGTTCATCGGCAGTCATCTGGTCGACCGCCTGACAAATACAGGATTGGTTACCGTCTACGATAACCTGAGTTCCGGGAAACGTGAGTTCATCAGCCAGCATTTAAATAATCCCAATTTCAAATTTATTCAGGCTGACGTTCTGGATCGAGGTCAACTGTCGACGGCAATAAAAGGCAGTGATGTCGTCTTTCATATGTCAGCCAACCCGGACGTGAGACTCGGGCAACACGATACTGCAGCCGACCTGAATCAGGGAACCATTGCCACATATGATGTCCTGGAGACTATGCGAAGACAGGGTATCGGTAAAATCATTTTTGCCTCAAGCAGCGTTGTGTATGGTGAAATATCCGGCGAGCCTGCTTCTGAAGACCATGGTCCATTGCAGCCCATATCTCTTTATGGAGCCGCCAAGCTTGCCAGTGAGGGCCTGATTACAGCATTCTGCCATCTCTTTAATATGCAGGCGTGGATTTTTCGCTTTGCCAATGTCGTTGGCCCGAGGGCAACCCACGGTGTAATTTACGATTTCATTAATAAACTGAAAAAAAATAACGAGGAACTGGAAATACTCGGTGACGGCAAACAGTCAAAGCCCTACATACATGTCAGCGATTGCGTGGATGGCGTGTTATACGGTCACCAGCATTCCGATGGACAGGTCAACGTTTTTAACCTGGGCAATCATGACATGGTCGATGTCACGACAATAAGTCGCATACTTTTGGAACAGATGGGGCTGTCCGAGGTTACGTTGAGATACACGGGAGGAAGCCGGGGCTGGCCGGGAGATGTCCCCCGTATCTGCCTGGAAACGTCAAGAATGGAAAAACTGGGCTGGAAGCCGAAATACAGTTCTGAAGAGGCAATTCGTCTGGCGATAAAGGAGATACTGGCTGAGTCGGCCTGA
- a CDS encoding glycosyltransferase family 2 protein, giving the protein MEHSSKTKKPEKPVIIVGMPAYNEENYIGSVVLQARQFADEVVVVDDGSSDRTARVARLAGATVVQHQKNSGYGATVQTVLAEAKKRNPDVLVLLDADGQHNPEEMSSLVDAILDGADVVVGSRKIKSEDIPAYRKFGQKIISYFTRVLSRSTLSDTESGFRAFSRKAINVLEPKEQGMAISAETISEATAKGLKIAEVPVSAIYTRDGSTLNPVKHGVGVLNRVLVMISERRPLLFFGLAGSISVILGIAAGVIVLRALFTINEVAVGTAMVAMLLITVGVLCIFAGVILNVLVKRIRDSL; this is encoded by the coding sequence TTGGAACATAGTAGTAAGACGAAAAAACCGGAAAAACCAGTCATAATCGTCGGCATGCCGGCTTATAACGAGGAGAATTATATTGGCAGCGTTGTCCTGCAGGCACGGCAGTTTGCCGACGAGGTGGTGGTAGTTGACGACGGCAGCTCCGACCGCACTGCGCGGGTAGCCCGGCTTGCCGGCGCCACGGTTGTCCAGCACCAGAAAAACAGTGGCTATGGTGCCACCGTCCAGACCGTGCTTGCCGAAGCGAAGAAAAGAAACCCAGATGTACTGGTGTTACTTGACGCTGATGGCCAGCATAACCCCGAGGAGATGTCGTCCTTGGTGGACGCCATCCTGGATGGCGCTGATGTGGTCGTCGGGTCACGAAAGATAAAAAGCGAAGACATACCAGCTTATCGCAAATTCGGGCAAAAAATCATTTCTTATTTCACCCGCGTACTTTCCCGGAGCACATTATCTGACACCGAGTCGGGATTCAGGGCCTTTTCAAGAAAAGCAATAAACGTGCTTGAACCCAAAGAGCAGGGGATGGCAATCTCGGCGGAGACCATATCAGAGGCCACGGCCAAAGGGCTCAAAATCGCCGAGGTTCCTGTCTCAGCTATTTATACCAGAGATGGCTCAACGCTGAACCCTGTTAAGCACGGCGTCGGTGTTCTGAATCGGGTGCTGGTGATGATATCGGAGAGGAGACCTCTTCTATTTTTTGGACTGGCTGGCAGCATCTCCGTAATTCTGGGCATTGCGGCCGGTGTTATCGTTTTGAGAGCCCTTTTTACCATTAACGAAGTGGCCGTGGGCACCGCGATGGTGGCAATGCTCCTGATTACGGTTGGGGTGTTGTGTATCTTTGCTGGCGTAATACTGAACGTACTTGTGAAGCGGATACGCGATTCACTGTAG
- a CDS encoding tyrosine-type recombinase/integrase, whose protein sequence is MRTVPPVTLEHHIAGYQLCAATEGKSPNSIAIVTSSANYFHHFLTSQGIVAAMTEVTHHEIRAFILHLQHKRCFSDHRFNHAQDKGLSGHTINCYLRSLRIFFSWLVSEGIIDSTPFERVKIPPPPRKIIPTLSDHQIGQLFGAIDTRTTQGYRDYTMVLTLLDTGLRVSELCNLELGKLRLEEGMLKVLGKGNKERLIPIGKQVQRLLWRYIDRYRPEPATANGGFVFLTREGRSLTKDRVEKIMTYYGKKAGLAGIRCSPHTLRHTAAVTFIRNGGDVFSLQRMLGHSSLEMTRKYCELADIDVKKAHITASPVDNLDFAAMGLNSRFRFPRT, encoded by the coding sequence ATGAGAACAGTACCACCGGTAACACTTGAGCATCATATCGCAGGGTATCAACTTTGTGCCGCTACGGAAGGCAAAAGCCCGAATTCCATTGCCATTGTCACCAGCAGCGCCAATTATTTCCACCATTTCCTTACTTCTCAGGGAATCGTCGCGGCTATGACCGAGGTCACTCATCATGAAATCAGGGCATTCATCCTGCACCTGCAGCATAAGCGGTGTTTCTCCGACCATCGCTTCAACCATGCCCAAGATAAAGGTCTCTCAGGACACACCATAAATTGCTACCTGCGCAGCCTGAGAATATTCTTCTCCTGGCTCGTCTCAGAGGGAATCATAGACAGTACCCCTTTTGAGCGGGTGAAGATTCCGCCACCGCCAAGGAAGATCATCCCTACCCTGTCTGATCACCAGATTGGACAACTGTTTGGCGCTATCGATACTCGAACTACTCAAGGATATCGAGACTACACTATGGTGCTAACCCTGCTTGATACTGGTCTGAGGGTATCTGAACTCTGCAATCTAGAGCTAGGCAAACTGCGGTTAGAAGAAGGTATGCTCAAGGTTTTGGGCAAGGGGAATAAGGAGCGTCTTATCCCGATAGGTAAGCAGGTTCAGCGGTTGCTCTGGCGCTATATCGACCGCTACCGTCCCGAGCCAGCTACCGCCAACGGTGGCTTTGTCTTCCTCACTCGAGAAGGTAGATCACTAACCAAGGATAGGGTGGAGAAGATTATGACCTACTACGGTAAGAAAGCCGGACTAGCGGGGATAAGATGCTCACCTCATACCCTCCGCCACACCGCCGCGGTTACCTTCATTAGAAATGGCGGAGATGTCTTCAGCCTACAGCGGATGCTAGGCCACTCTAGCCTGGAGATGACCCGAAAATACTGTGAACTTGCCGATATTGATGTCAAAAAGGCACACATCACGGCAAGTCCGGTGGATAACCTCGATTTTGCCGCAATGGGATTGAACTCCCGGTTTCGATTCCCGAGGACTTGA